From the genome of Polyodon spathula isolate WHYD16114869_AA chromosome 14, ASM1765450v1, whole genome shotgun sequence, one region includes:
- the LOC121327368 gene encoding mannose-binding protein A-like, with product MHCAMRPYFTVHMLVVNALLMQLSHGTPDLTTRTNVCSTIQGTPGVPGNNGLHGRDGRDGREGPKGEKGDTGSLGQRGVQGPPGKMGPEGPQGKPGLLGTKGQKGEVGRAAAPCDMSRVEALEAGLSTLQNNFNKLEKVLQLLQVKKVGQTHYATDGRVMNFESACKKCQTIGGLLAMPKTEEENKVIHDFVSFYQNPAFLGISDEKKEGSFEYITKGSVTYTKWSRGEPNDHKGKEDCVEIVSSGFWNDKNCGEQRLVVCQF from the exons ATGCATTGTGCAATGCGTCCCTATTTCACTGTTCACATGCTGGTTGTGAATGCACTGCTGATGCAATTAAGCCATGGCACACCTGATCTGACTACCAGAACAAATGTGTGCTCCACGATTCAGGGGACTCCAGGAGTCCCTGGAAACAATGGATTACATGGCAGGGACGGGCGAGATGGGCGAGAAGGTCCAAAGGGTGAAAAGGGGGACACAG GCTCTCTTGGACAGCGGGGGGTGCAGGGTCCCCCAGGAAAGATGGGACCAGAGGGACCACAAGGCAAACCTGGGCTCTTAGGAACCAAAGGTCAGAAAGGAGAAGTTGGACGTGCAG CGGCACCCTGTGATATGAGTCGCGTTGAAGCTTTAGAAGCAGGGCTTAGCACCTTACAAAACAACTTCAACAAGCTTGAGAAAG TTCTCCAGTTACTACAGGTCAAGAAGGTGGGACAAACACACTATGCGACTGATGGTAGAGTCATGAACTTTGAATCTGCCTGCAAGAAATGCCAAACAATTGGAGGATTGCTCGCTATGCCCAAaactgaagaagaaaacaaagtaaTACATGACTTTGTGAGTTTTTATCAGAACCCAGCCTTTCTTGGAATATCTGATGAAAAGAAGGAGGGCTCATTTGAGTATATTACAAAAGGAAGTGTAACTTACACCAAATGGAGCCGAGGTGAACCCAACGACCATAAGGGAAAGGAAGATTGTGTAGAAATTGTGTCCAGTGGGTTCTGGAATGATAAAAACTGTGGAGAACAACGGCTTGTAGTGtgtcagttttaa